One window of Triticum dicoccoides isolate Atlit2015 ecotype Zavitan chromosome 5A, WEW_v2.0, whole genome shotgun sequence genomic DNA carries:
- the LOC119296778 gene encoding ankyrin repeat-containing protein At5g02620-like has protein sequence MAWNSTKTSESPTSSCPSGSPSPGDSFGSVDLPSSLSNGGSTADPLICTYPLCCGHCGKLEDLRRGRNTDSDSDLSDHRMTVPDASLAEQITFEGSSCFTCAKEIFLATDWIDGGKDRHDTPLHYAARSGNLRMLFHLICQLGDLYGHEWTVLVVRKLNVHGETALHEAVRLGTSSMCMVGMLMWVDPHLALHHAAHLPGSTSPLYLAVSLGHKDMAEMLHNKSGGNLSYSGPRGQNALHAAAHRPNGMIEMLLAWNKDLSEHKDKNDSTPLHYVVSEQSEASTNISIRDELEKHAILCVLDANPFAAYQHDKNGLLPVHVAALMDRKVAILILLERCGGCIALPDKKGRSFLHIAVRNKVYRIVKYSCQEEVFEPILNARDNDGNTALHLAVEVEDLHIFCYLLRNPKVLLNVRNNKDQTPLDLARNKTLTDFSYVLNPENAIYKTLRDVGARHGSFFQDHVQHLCIQNQLSNLKDEDNKSEEVDDLKKHKKKEGEENQSEEVDEFEKHTQKKDKKKKEAKRKKKEYEKKKDADRKKKEDEEKKDSDQLTDSTRTLGLGSVLITTMTFGATFTVPAAVKAGNSSNGGTARLFSTWHFNGFLAVNMFAFLFSLIATVGLMFSGMSMVKLQVRRNYFRLSVLSAWISLTYLTVAFGLGVRTVLAPVGAMVSNLILFLTSLPLIYLNLDFISEMGLTYRPLSVRRGHKFVCRLFIPHIVGRGLIQFWPYIYIFLWAAATKSVP, from the exons ATGGCGTGGAACAGCACCAAGACTAGTGAATCTCCTACATCCTCCTGCCCGAGCGGATCTCCTTCGCCGGGAGATAGCTTCGGATCCGTTGATCTGCCGAGTTCCTTGAGCAACGGCGGCAGTACGGCGGATCCGTTGATCTGCACGTACCCTCTGTGCTGCGGGCACTGCGGGAAGCTGGAGGATCTTAGGCGGGGTCGGAACACCGACAGCGACAGCGACCTAAGCGATCACAGGATGACGGTGCCGGACGCATCGCTCGCCGAGCAGATCACCTTCGAGGGGAGCTCCTGCTTCACGTGTGCCAAGGAGATCTTCCTGGCGACCGACTGGATCGACGGCGGCAAGGACCGCCACGACACACCACTGCACTACGCCGCCAGGTCCGGAAACCTCAGGATGCTTTTCCACTTAATTTGTCAGCTCGGCGACTTGTATGGCCATGAGTGGACGGTGCTGGTGGTGAGGAAGCTCAACGTTCATGGCGAGACGGCCTTGCACGAGGCGGTCAGGCTGGGAACAAGCTCAATGTGCATGGTCGGGATGCTCATGTGGGTGGATCCACACCTGGCGCTGCATCATGCAGCTCATCTTCCTGGCAGCACCTCACCGCTGTACCTGGCTGTCTCCCTGGGGCACAAGGACATGGCAGAGATGTTGCACAACAAAAGTGGCGGCAACCTCTCTTACTCCGGCCCCCGTGGACAAAACGCACTGCATGCCGCGGCTCACCGTCCAAACG GTATGATAGAAATGCTACTAGCTTGGAACAAGGATCTTAGCGAACATAAGGACAAAAATGACAGCACCCCTCTTCACTATGTCGTTTCGGAGCAGTCTGAAGCTTCGACCAATATTAGTATCAGGGATGAGTTGGAGAAACATGCAATATTGTGTGTACTTGATGCTAACCCATTTGCAGCATATCAGCATGATAAGAATGGTCTGTTACCTGTACATGTTGCTGCCTTGATGGATAGGAAAGTCGCCATCCTTATTCTCCTCGAAAGATGCGGTGGTTGCATCGCTCTTCCTGATAAGAAGGGTAGATCCTTTCTTCACATTGCTGTCAGGAACAAGGTCTACCGTATAGTAAAATATTCTTGTCAAGAAGAAGTTTTTGAGCCAATACTGAACGCACGGGACAATGATGGCAACACTGCATTACACCTAGCTGTGGAGGTTGAGGATTTACACATCTTCTGTTATCTCTTGCGGAATCCAAAAGTTTTATTAAATGTAagaaacaacaaggatcaaactccGCTGGATCTAGCAAGGAACAAGACTCTCACAGATTTTTCCTATGTACTG AATCCGGAGAACGCAATATACAAGACACTCAGGGATGTCGGAGCTAGGCATGGCAGCTTCTTTCAAGACCATGTTCAACATCTCTGCATTCAGAATCAGTTGTCAAACCTAAAAGACGAAGATAATAAATCAGAAGAAGTGGATGATttgaagaagcataagaagaaagAGGGTGAAGAGAATCAATCAGAAGAAGTGGATGAGTTTGAGAAGCATACCCaaaaaaaggataaaaagaaaaaagaggcgAAGCGTAAGAAAAAAGAGTATGAAAAGAAAAAAGATGCGGACCGTAAGAaaaaagaggatgaagagaaaaaagACTCTGATCAGTTGACTGATTCGACCCGGACACTTGGCCTTGGCTCGGTACTCATCACAACGATGACATTCGGTGCAACATTCACCGTACCTGCGGCAGTCAAAGCAGGCAACAGTAGCAACGGTGGCACTGCAAGACTTTTCAGTACCTGGCATTTCAATGGGTTCCTGGCCGTCAACATGTTTGCTTTCCTCTTCTCCTTGATAGCTACAGTTGGCCTTATGTTCTCCGGCATGTCCATGGTTAAACTGCAAGTCCGCCGAAATTACTTCAGGTTATCCGTGCTCTCTGCCTGGATTTCGCTCACCTACTTGACTGTTGCATTTGGCCTTGGCGTACGTACTGTGCTGGCTCCAGTAGGTGCCATGGTTTCCAATTTGATACTCTTCCTGACTTCTCTTCCGCTGATCTACCTTAATTTAGATTTTATCAGCGAAATGGGCCTTACTTACCGACCGTTGTCTGTCAGACGGGGCCATAAATTTGTATGCCGGTTATTTATACCCCATATAGTTGGGAGGGGTCTAATTCAGTTTTGGCCCTACATATATATCTTTTTGTGGGCAGCGGCAACTAAATCTGTGCCTTGA
- the LOC119296777 gene encoding Werner Syndrome-like exonuclease, whose translation MATETLVGDVDFEGDVITTTITSSGAAVAAWLRKIRYVYRWVYHKLIVGLDVEWRPSYSHAQNPVALLQLCVGRRCLIFQLLHADYFPQALVTFLADPDFRFVGVGVQDDANRLSNDHGIGVANTVDLRHLAADEMGRPWLRQAGLRDVADAVMGASVDKPHSITMGPWDAYRLSDEQIKYACIDAFVSFEVGRKLLTGDY comes from the coding sequence ATGGCCACCGAGACGTTGGTCGGCGACGTGGACTTCGAGGGCGacgtcatcaccaccaccatcacgtCCTCGGGCGCCGCCGTGGCCGCCTGGCTCCGCAAGATCCGCTACGTCTACCGCTGGGTCTACCACAAGCTCATCGTGGGGCTGGACGTGGAGTGGCGCCCCAGCTACAGCCACGCGCAGAACCCCGTCGCGCTCCTGCAGCTCTGCGTCGGccgccgctgcctcatcttccagctcctcCACGCCGACTACTTCCCAcaggcgctcgtcaccttcctcgcCGACCCGGACTTCCGCTTCGTCGGCGTCGGCGTGCAGGACGACGCCAACCGCCTGAGTAACGACCACGGCATCGGGGTCGCCAACACCGTCGACCTGCGCCACCTCGCGGCCGACGAGATGGGCAGGCCGTGGCTCCGCCAGGCCGGGCTCAGGGACGTCGCGGACGCCGTCATGGGGGCCAGCGTCGACAAGCCGCACAGCATCACGATGGGACCGTGGGACGCCTACCGCCTCTCCGACGAGCAGATCAAGTACGCCTGCATCGACGCGTTCGTCTCCTTCGAGGTCGGCCGGAAGCTCCTCACCGGCGACTACTGA
- the LOC119298752 gene encoding putative disease resistance RPP13-like protein 1, with amino-acid sequence MEHHNITPQSDLEGILFDESAEPKALPLSLLEHITSGFSRGEEIGNGGFATVYKGMLDNGMVAVKKLFGTVDLDEKKFSEEIRCLMKAKHKNIVRFLGYCADTQGEMVDCGGKLVLADVRQRLLCFEYLPKGSLDKHITDASCGLEWRERYQIINGICDGLYYLHQKHIVHLDLKPGNILLDNNMIPKISDFGLSRCFDENQTRTIASKVIGTMGYLAPEFCSVRQITVKSDIYSLGTIIIEIITGEKGYADVANVIERWSNRLEKSQPDTQLEQVRVCTEIAIECSDFNPARRPDTNNIINRLRATKNADEFATELKIADMLPDRETSSDVEQTLIIGWTEEKQKILSILSESITEEMVILPIYGIGGIGKTTLAQLVFNDPQFQDYTRVWVYVSQELNLSQIGNSIITQLTDKIGNISTKQMLHKRLKELFFGKRILIVLDDLWEENPKEFDKLKVMLGLGLGRKVVIVTTRDGGLARKICSPAVTPYKLETLTVDKCWTIIKQKADFEDRVDQEQLEHIGREIATKCGGVALAAQSLGHMLNGMTADEWESVRDSYFWSLSTSEGHEVLGSLLLSYSHMSVSLKLCFSYCAIFPKGHIMMKYDLIYQWIALGFIEQSRIFDFMQLSEDYIMQLLGMFFLEYSKDPKSGEMQDRDVTFFRMNDLVHDLARMILAHQFNDKGSVGGNKCRYALLTDCSNPLQFSFTSPANIKALHFRDCSNTQLRGSAFSSAKCLRVLDLSECLIQKLPDCIGQLKQLRFLHAPRIQDKMIPNCITELSELNYLNLRGSEKILALPESIGDIKGLMHLDLSGCTGISELPISFAELKQLVHLDLSHCRVSISEAFGGFTKLQYLNLSVEHSDRRLPDVIGNLIKLSDDQIGRLLGSICTLSNLEHLDLSGNRKLSSIPTSIGNLRQLHTLDLSGCHRLKKLPNSMINMVNLKVLIVEKEVRLDGSMCALLNFVSLPHFVVYASSDKCSSNINLLEPTNPDKLTIDRLENVKSTKEAWSIKLIEKQNMKVLTFRWTENAERFVDDKDVLEQLVPPSSVQILTIVGYTSLSIPDWLMDIRQYLPDLLELNLLNFPKCNTLPALGQLPNLLELDLYRMESLEEWNTAYNTGEGGANGLMFPKLEKLSIKQCRKLRIGPCLPRALS; translated from the exons ATGGAACACCATAATATTACCCCGCAAAGTGACCTGGAGGGTATTCTGTTTGATGAAAGCGCAGAACCAAAGGCTCTACCATTATCACTTCTGGAGCACATCACCAGCGGTTTCTCTCGTGGTGAAGAAATTGGCAATGGTGGTTTTGCAACGGTTTATAAG GGAATGCTTGACAATGGCATGGTTGCTGTGAAGAAGCTTTTTGGAACGGTTgatcttgatgagaagaaattcAGTGAAGAGATACGTTGTCTGATGAAGGCAAAGCACAAAAATATTGTGCGGTTCCTAGGATATTGCGCTGACACACAAGGAGAAATGGTAGATTGCGGGGGAAAGCTTGTCTTGGCAGATGTACGACAAAGGTTGCTCTGCTTTGAATATCTACCTAAAGGGAGTCTTGATAAGCATATCACTG ATGCATCTTGTGGACTTGAATGGAGAGAGCgatatcaaattatcaatggaATTTGTGACGGTTTGTATTATCTTCACCAAAAGCACATCGTTCACTTGGATCTTAAACCCGGAAATATATTATTAGATAATAATATGATCCCGAAAATTTCTGATTTTGGTCTTTCGAGATGCTTCGATGAAAATCAAACTCGTACTATTGCTTCGAAGGTGATTGGAACTAT GGGATATTTGGCACCAGAATTCTGTAGTGTCAGACAGATCACAGTCAAGTCGGACATATATAGTCTTGGTACGATAATCATAGAGATAATAACAGGAGAGAAAGGATATGCTGATGTTGCCAAT GTAATTGAGAGGTGGAGCAATAGGTTGGAGAAATCACAGCCAGACACACAACTGGAGCAAGTACGAGTATGCACTGAAATAGCGATAGAGTGCAGTGACTTTAACCCGGCAAGAAGACCAGATACGAATAATATAATTAATAGGCTTCGTGCAACAAAAAATGCAGATGAGTTTGCTACTGAACTGAAG ATTGCAGATATGCTTCCTGATAGGGAAACATCGTCAGATGTGGAACAAACATTAATCATCGGATGGACTgaggaaaaacagaaaatattgTCTATTTTATCCGAGAGCATCACAGAAGAAATGGTTATCCTTCCTATATATGGCATTGGAGGCATTGGCAAGACAACCTTGGCACAACTGGTATTCAATGACCCACAGTTCCAAGACTACACTCGGGTGTGGGTATATGTTTCCCAGGAACTCAACTTGAGCCAGATTGGCAACTCCATAATAACACAGTTAACTGACAAAATTGGCAATATATCTACCAAACAGATGCTTCATAAACGCCTTAAAGAGCTGTTTTTTGGTAAGCGCATCCTTATTGTTTTAGATGATCTATGGGAGGAGAACCCAAAAGAGTTTGATAAACTGAAGGTTATGCTAGGGCTTGGCCTGGGAAGGAAGGTGGTTATAGTAACTACACGTGATGGAGGCCTCGCAAGGAAAATTTGTAGTCCTGCAGTTACACCATACAAGCTGGAGACTTTGACGGTTGATAAGTGTTGGACTATAATAAAACAAAAGGCTGACTTTGAAGACCGAGtcgaccaagaacaattggagcatATAGGAAGGGAGATTGCGACCAAGTGTGGAGGTGTGGCCTTAGCAGCTCAATCACTTGGACATATGTTGAACGGCATGACGGCAGATGAATGGGAGTCGGTGAGAGACAGTTATTTCTGGAGTCTATCAACTTCGGAGGGCCACGAAGTGCTTGGATCCTTACTGTTAAGCTATAGCCACATGTCTGTTTCGTTGAAGTTGTGCTTTTCCTATTGTGCAATCTTTCCAAAAGGTCACATAATGATGAAGTATGATCTAATTTACCAATGGATTGCTCTTGGGTTCATCGAGCAATCTAGGATATTTGATTTTATGCAGCTCTCCGAGGATTATATCATGCAACTTTTGGGGATGTTCTTCCTTGAATATTCAAAGGATCCTAAG AGTGGTGAAATGCAGGACAGAGATGTTACATTTTTCAGGATGAATGACCTAGTGCACGATCTCGCCAGGATGATCTTGGCCCATCAATTTAACGATAAGGGCAGTGTTGGTGGAAACAAATGCCGCTATGCATTGCTCACAGATTGTAGCAATCCATTGCAGTTTTCCTTCACTTCTCCTGCAAATATAAAGGCGCTGCATTTTCGGGACTGCAGCAATACACAACTTCGTGGAAGTGCATTTTCGTCAGCTAAGTGCCTCCGTGTCTTGGACTTAAGTGAATGCCTTATTCAGAAGCTACCTGATTGTATTGGCCAACTGAAGCAGCTGAGATTTCTTCATGCTCCACGGATACAAGATAAGATGATTCCCAATTGTATCACCGAGCTCTCAGAATTAAATTATCTCAACCTTAGAGGCTCTGAGAAAATCTTAGCACTGCCGGAGTCAATTGGTGATATTAAAGGTCTGATGCATCTTGATTTATCAGGTTGCACTGGAATAAGTGAACTCCCTATATCATTCGCAGAGCTGAAGCAGTTGGTTCATCTGGATTTATCACATTGCCGTGTGTCTATATCAGAAGCTTTTGGTGGTTTTACCAAACTACAATATTTGAATTTATCAGTTGAACATTCTGACAGAAGGCTACCAGACGTCATCGGCAATCTAATCAAACTCAG TGATGATCAAATCGGCCGTTTGCTTGGCTCTATCTGCACCCTTTCCAATCTAGAGCATCTGGACTTGTCTGGGAATAGAAAGCTTTCCAGTATACCAACAAGTATTGGCAACCTCAGGCAGCTTCATACGCTGGACCTCTCAGGCTGCCATCGCCTAAAGAAGCTTCCTAATAGTATGATTAATATGGTTAATTTGAAGGTTCTAATTGTGGAAAAAGAGGTTAGATTGGATGGATCTATGTGTGCTCTCTTAAATTTTGTCTCCTTGCCACACTTTGTGGTGTATGCTTCAAGTGATAAATGTAGCAGCAATATCAACCTCCTTGAGCCTACAAATCCTGATAAGCTGACGATAGATAGACTTGAAAATGTGAAGTCTACAAAAGAGGCATGGAGTATAAAGCTGATAGAGAAACAAAACATGAAAGTGTTAACATTTCGATGGACCGAAAATGCTGAGAGGTTTGTGGATGACAAGGATGTGCTGGAACAGCTAGTGCCACCAAGCAGTGTACAGATATTGACTATAGTTGGTTACACGAGTCTCAGCATTCCTGATTGGCTTATGGATATTAGGCAGTATCTCCCTGATCTTTTGGAGTTAAATTTGTTGAATTTTCCTAAGTGCAACACGCTACCAGCACTTGGTCAACTACCAAATCTATTAGAGCTGGATCTCTACCGTATGGAGAGCTTGGAAGAGTGGAACACTGCATATAACACTGGTGAGGGAGGTGCAAATGGGCTTATGTTTCCTAAGCTTGAGAAGTTGAGcataaagcaatgtcgcaagttgagGATAGGACCATGTCTGCCTAGAGCTTTGTCTTAG